From the Exiguobacterium marinum DSM 16307 genome, the window TCTCGGAGGGGGCTTCATGCTTAGATGCTTTCAGCACTTATCCCGTCCGCACGTAGCTACCCAGCGATGCTCCTGGCGGAACAACTGGTACACCAGCGGTGCGTCCATCCCGGTCCTCTCGTACTAAGGACAGCTCTCCTCAAATTTCCTGCGCCCACGACGGATAGGGACCGAACTGTCTCACGACGTTCTGAACCCAGCTCGCGTACCGCTTTAATGGGCGAACAGCCCAACCCTTGGGACCTACTCCAGCCCCAGGATGCGATGAGCCGACATCGAGGTGCCAAACCTCCCCGTCGATGTGGACTCTTGGGGGAGATCAGCCTGTTATCCCCAGGGTAGCTTTTATCCGTTGAGCGATGGCCCTTCCATGCGGAACCACCGGATCACTAAGCCCGACTTTCGTCCCTGCTCGACTTGTAGGTCTCGCAGTCAAGCTCCCTTCTGCCTTTGCACTCTTCGAATGATTTCCAACCATTCTGAGGGAACCTTTGGGCGCCTCCGTTACTGTTTAGGAGGCGACCGCCCCAGTCAAACTACCCGCCTGACACGGTCCTCCAGCCGGATCACGGCTGCGAGTTAGAGACTCTATACGCAAAGGGTGGTATCCCAAGGGTGTCTCCACCGAAGCTGGCGCTCCGGCTTCACAGACTCCCACCTATCCTGTACATCGCGTACAAAGCCTCAATATCAGGCTGTAGTAAAGCTCCATGGGGTCTTTCCGTCCTGTCGCGGGTAACCTGCATCTTCACAGGTACTATGATTTCACCGGGTCTCTCGTTGAGACAGTGCCCAAATCGTTACGCCTTTCGTGCGGGTCGGAACTTACCCGACAAGGAATTTCGCTACCTTAGGACCGTTATAGTTACGGCCGCCGTTTACTGGGGCTTCGGTTCAGTGCTTCTCTTGCGATGACACATCCCCTTAACCTTCCAGCACCGGGCAGGCGTCAGCCCCTATACTTCATCTTGCGATTTAGCAGAGACCTGTGTTTTTGCTAAACAGTCGTTTGGGCCTATTCACTGCGGCTTATGTTGCCATAAGCGTCCCTTCTCCCGAAGTTACGGGACCATTTTGCCGAGTTCCTTAACGAGAGTTATCCCGCGCGTCTTAGAATTCTCATCTCGCCTACCTGTGTCGGTTTACGGTACTGGCGCCGACCTCCTCACTAGAGGCTTTTCTTGGCAGCGTGAAATCCGGTGCTTCGCCCTACGGGCTCCACGTCACAGCTCAACCTTGGTGTCGGGCGGATTTGCCAACCCGACGGCCTTGCTGCTTGTCCGTGCACTTCCAGTCGCACGGTCACCTTATCCTTCTGCGTCCCCCCATCGTTCAAACGGTGGTACGGCGGTACAGGAATATCAACCTGTTGTCCATCGCCTACGCCTTTCGGCCTCGGCTTAGGTCCAGACTAACCCTGAGCGGACGAGCCTTCCTCAGGAAACCTTGGGCTTTCGACGGAGGGGATTCTCACCCCTCTTTTCGCTACTCACACCGGCATTCTCACTTCCAAGCGCTCCACGGCTCCTCACGGTACCGCTTCACTGCTGCTTGGAACGCTCTCCTACCATCCCTTACGGGATCCATAGCTTCGGTGGTATGTTTAGCCCCGTTACATTTTCGGCGCGGCGCCACTCGACTAGTGAGCTATTACGCACTCTTTGAATGGTGGCTGCTTCTAAGCCAACATCCTAGTTGTCTGTGCAGCGCCACATCCTTTTCCACTTAACATACACTTGGGGACCTTAGCTGATGGTCTGGGCTGTTTCCCTCTCGACTACGGATCTTATCACTCGCAGTCTGACTCCCGAGTACAAGTTGCTGGCATTCGGAGTTTGACTGAATTCGGTAACCCTGTGGGGGCCCCTAGTCCAATCAGTGCTCTACCTCCAGAACTCTTCACCTCGAGGCTAGCCCTAAAGCTATTTCGGAGAGAACCAGCTATCTCCAGGTTCGATTGGCATTTCACCGCTACCCACACCTCATCCCCGCACTTTTCAACGTGCGTGGGTTCGGACCTCCAGTCAGTGTTACCTGACCTTCATCCTGGACATGGGTAGATCACCTGGTTTCGGGTCTACGACGACGGACTGATGCGCCCTGTTCAGACTCGCTTTCGCTGCGGCTCCGCCTCATCGGCTTAACCTCGCCCGCCATCGTAACTCGCCGGTTCATTCTACAAAAGGCACGCCATCACCCGTTAACGGGCTCTGACTACTTGTAGGCATACGGTTTCAGGATCTGTTTCACTCCCCTTCCGGGGTGCTTTTCACCTTTCCCTCACGGTACTGGTTCACTATCGGTCACTAGGAAGTATTTAGCCTTGGGAGATGGTCCTCCCGGATTCCGACGGGGTTTCACGTGTCCCGCCGTACTCAGGATCCACTCTGGAGGGGATGGGGTTTCGGCTACAGGGCCGTCACCTTCTCTGGCCGACCTTTCCAGGTCGTTCACCTACCCTATCCCTTTGTAACTCCGTGTAGAGTGTCCTACAACCCCAGGAAGCATGCTTCCTGGTTTGGGCTGTTCCCGTTTCGCTCGCCGCTACTCAGGGAATCGAATTTTCTTTCTCTTCCTCCGGGTACTTAGATGTTTCAGTTCCCCGGGTTTGCCTCACGCCACGCTATGTATTCACGTGGGTGTCCCGCCAGTCTCCCGGCGGTGGGTTCCCCCATTCGGATATCTCTGGATCGATGTGTACTTACCACTCCCCAGAGCATTTCGCTGTTCGTCGCGTCCTTCATCGGCTCCTAGTGCCAAGGCATCCACCGTACGCCCTTTCTACCTTGATCTAGCGTCTAAGACACACGGTCCATTATGGACCATATGTGAAATTGGTTTTTGATGTCTTGATGAATCTTCAGTTTTCAAGGAACAATCGAGGGACGAACCCTCAAAACTGAACGATGGGCAATGCCACATGGGCATTTTCCTTAGAAAGGAGGTGATCCAGCCGCACCTTCCGATACGGCTACCTTGTTACGACTTCACCCCAATCATCTGCCCCACCTTCGGCGGCTGGCTCCTTACGGTTACCTCACCGACTTCGGGTGTTGCAAACTCTCGTGGTGTGACGGGCGGTGTGTACAAGACCCGGGAACGTATTCACCGCAGTATGCTGACCTGCGATTACTAGCGATTCCGACTTCATGCAGGCGAGTTGCAGCCTGCAATCCGAACTGAGAACGGCTTTCTGGGATTGGCTCCACCTCGCGGCTTCGCTGCCCTTTGTACCGTCCATTGTAGCACGTGTGTAGCCCAACTCATAAGGGGCATGATGATTTGACGTCATCCCCACCTTCCTCCGGTTTGTCACCGGCAGTCTCCTTAGAGTGCCCAACTGAATGCTGGCAACTAAGGACAAGGGTTGCGCTCGTTGCGGGACTTAACCCAACATCTCACGACACGAGCTGACGACAACCATGCACCACCTGTCACCCCTGCCCCCGAAGGGGAAGATACATCTCTGTACCGGTCAGGGGGATGTCAAGAGTTGGTAAGGTTCTTCGCGTTGCTTCGAATTAAACCACATGCTCCACCGCTTGTGCGGGTCCCCGTCAATTCCTTTGAGTTTCAGCCTTGCGACCGTACTCCCCAGGCGGAGTGCTTAATGCGTTAGCTTCAGCACTGAAGGGCGGAAACCCTCCAACACCTAGCACTCATCGTTTACGGCGTGGACTACCAGGGTATCTAATCCTGTTTGCTCCCCACGCTTTCGCGCCTCAGCGTCAGTTATAGGCCAAAGAGTCGCCTTCGCCACTGGTGTTCCTCCACATCTCTACGCATTTCACCGCTACACGTGGAATTCCACTCTTCTCTCCTATACTCAAGCCTCCCAGTTTCCAATGGCCCTCCCCGGTTGAGCCGGGGGCTTTCACATCAGACTTAAGAGGCCGCCTGCGCGCGCTTTACGCCCAATAATTCCGGACAACGCTTGCCACCTACGTATTACCGCGGCTGCTGGCACGTAGTTAGCCGTGGCTTTCTCGCAAGGTACCGTCAAGGTGCCGCCATTGCCTGCGGCACTTGTTCTTCCCTTACAACAGAACTTTACGATCCGAAAACCTTCATCGTTCACGCGGCGTTGCTCCATCAGACTTTCGTCCATTGTGGAAGATTCCCTACTGCTGCCTCCCGTAGGAGTCTGGGCCGTGTCTCAGTCCCAGTGTGGCCGATCACCCTCTCAGGTCGGCTATGCATCGTCGCCTTGGTGGGCCATTACCCCACCAACTAGCTAATGCACCGCAAAGCCATCCATGGGCGACGCCGGAGCGCCTTTCATCATCGGACCATGCGGTCCGATGACACATCCGGTATTAGCCCCGATTTCTCGTGGTTATCCCAGACCTATGGGCAGGTTCTTTACGTGTTACTCACCCGTCCGCCGCTCATTCCACCGTCGTCCCCCCGAAGGGTTCGGAACGGCTTCCTGCGCTCGACTTGCATGTATTAGGCACGCCGCCAGCGTTCGTCCTGAGCCAGGATCAAACTCTCCAAAGAATTTGATATAGCTCTTAAATTGACGAAGCTTGCGCTTCATTCAAAAATTGTAAAACTTTTTTTGCCTCATCGTTCAGTTTTCAAAGTTCGTCTGCCGCTCTTGGCGACTTCATTAATCTATCACGTTTCGATTGTTTTCGTCAACAACTTTTTCACAAATTGTTTTTCTGAAATAATCTTTTGCCGTGACAACGTTTATAACTATAATCTCTATTTACCACTTCGTCAATACAAAAAACAATAAAATTTAAAAAAGATTTACTTCCCGTCAACATGACAAAAAGTAAACCCTCTGCTTTGTATTAATCGAGACGGACATAGCCCGTCTTTTCAACCAACGTTTGTCCATCCTCGCTTTCGAGCCATTCTAAAAAATCTTCATATTGCTCTGCCTTCTCTTCCGTAGTCACCGCATAAAATTCAGAAGTCAGTGGATACGACCCATCCTGAATCGTTTCAACGGTCGGTTCGATTCCTTCTATACGAAGTAACTTGATTTTATGGTCACGCACCATTTCTGTCGCATAGTATCGGAATGAGAATCCAATCGCATTTTTATGGTTTCGATAAGATGAGGTTTGTTGGATGATTCCGCCCATCCCTTCAGGCACATCTTCTACCGGTGCTTCCATGAGCTTCTGTTCGCCCATCATCTTTTGTAACGCTGTTTGACTGCCGCTATCCTCCGGTCGTTGGAAAGCTCGAACGGCTTCCGAGTTGCCGCCGACCTCTTCCCAATTCCTTATGTCTCCCGAATAGATTCCACGAACCTGTTCCATCGTCAAAGACTCGACTGGGTTATCTTCATGAACGAAGAAAACAAATGCTTCCCTACCGATTGGTGTCATATGTAGAGAGACGTCTTTTTGTTCCGCTGCCTGCAACTGACGGTCAGATGGACCAGCAACGAAAATCATGTCAGTCTGATTGTTCATTAGTCGACTGTATGCTTCCGGCGTTGTCGTCGACACAACTTTACTCGTTTGGTCATTATAAGGATCATACGTTTCCGTTTCCGGATAGACTGTTTCCACGAACGAGGCATACATCGGATAGAGCGCTGTTGCCCCGTCTAATCGCGGCAACCCTTCTTCAAATTCAACCGTGGCCTCATGATCGAGCTTCGCGAGTTGTCCTGAATTCGTAAAGGGCTGATAGTCCGTCAACTCCACACCGCGTTCTTCAATCTTCAAGCTATCTTGATACATATAGTATCCTTTCACAGAAGCGAAGAGAACGACACCGGCCAACGCTCCCCAGCCGAGGACTTTCCGAATCTTCTGTTTTGAAAAGGACGAGAAATCATAGAGTCCCATACATACGATGAGCAGAACGGCTATATACCATACCGTCCAAATAATCGGTCGCCCTAGTGTAATCGGGTCTCCCATCGTAAAAAGGGCGACAAAGATGGAAATCACAATCGTGACAAATAAAATAAAGATGGTCCCAATGCTAAACTTCAATAGTTTCATACGACTGATTTTCTCCTCGTTGTTCTTAGGAAGAGATCGTCAAGCAATCTCATAGAGAACTGCTTCTACCCCGACTCCTTTTGTCGGTCTCGTGACCGTTCGAACATATCCTTTTTTCACTAAAAAGCCAACGATGCTCCCAAGGTCGACACGAAGCTCATTCAAATTCGGGTGTTCCATCAATTCTGAGAACGTCCACGCCCCGTCTTTCTCCTGCATCGTCTGAAGTAACAACAACGTCCCAGGCAGCACCTTCGATTGAATCAAATGTTCCATACCAATAACGACGAGATGGATGCGCTGTTCAAGCGACTCTTGTCCTCCGACCAATTCCTCATGCAGTTTGTAGATTTCAAGGTCAATGGCTCGTACCTGTTCCCACAACACGATTTCCGGATGAATTCCCGCCTCAAGAATCGAAAGGCGTGCCAGATGTGTGAGTGCATGATGAATCTGTGTGAAGGCGTCTTGGAACTCTCCTTCTAAAAATAAATATCGTCCGTCTTCAAACCGGCGCAACAATTTCGCGAAAGAAAGCGAGAGTTGCAAACGCTGTTCCCGATTCGTTAAATTACGGTTGCGTTGTCGCAACTCCAAGATGTATTCATTCCGCTCAAACAAGACGATCCCGTCTTCAATCCAATGAATGGCACGGCGGTTTTCATTTAAGACAATCCACCGATCCATCATC encodes:
- a CDS encoding PstS family phosphate ABC transporter substrate-binding protein; this translates as MKLLKFSIGTIFILFVTIVISIFVALFTMGDPITLGRPIIWTVWYIAVLLIVCMGLYDFSSFSKQKIRKVLGWGALAGVVLFASVKGYYMYQDSLKIEERGVELTDYQPFTNSGQLAKLDHEATVEFEEGLPRLDGATALYPMYASFVETVYPETETYDPYNDQTSKVVSTTTPEAYSRLMNNQTDMIFVAGPSDRQLQAAEQKDVSLHMTPIGREAFVFFVHEDNPVESLTMEQVRGIYSGDIRNWEEVGGNSEAVRAFQRPEDSGSQTALQKMMGEQKLMEAPVEDVPEGMGGIIQQTSSYRNHKNAIGFSFRYYATEMVRDHKIKLLRIEGIEPTVETIQDGSYPLTSEFYAVTTEEKAEQYEDFLEWLESEDGQTLVEKTGYVRLD
- a CDS encoding nucleotidyltransferase-like protein — its product is MAMEYATRTIYTEYAALKTTLGIIEVKKKRARDPLTDQLDRLLIVIEAKQEPFWTVKHYQVGQEKIVLHVVSDSMMDRWIVLNENRRAIHWIEDGIVLFERNEYILELRQRNRNLTNREQRLQLSLSFAKLLRRFEDGRYLFLEGEFQDAFTQIHHALTHLARLSILEAGIHPEIVLWEQVRAIDLEIYKLHEELVGGQESLEQRIHLVVIGMEHLIQSKVLPGTLLLLQTMQEKDGAWTFSELMEHPNLNELRVDLGSIVGFLVKKGYVRTVTRPTKGVGVEAVLYEIA